In a genomic window of Bemisia tabaci chromosome 1, PGI_BMITA_v3:
- the LOC140226027 gene encoding zinc finger BED domain-containing protein 4-like, translating to MAKKPKSRARLHFGIKKGPTPTGKDIGVCVYCKWETVLNATRQTDHLIYKCEKILKTIKEKFKADESAALKKRKKGPGQASSSTSPAKKRALLPNDDTSGRESDTSSSSASDCPTTATTPSNPGTSTQYPTMPSKPSFVDSIAEHEQEKLRSLFAKAVYASGIPFATFENPAWRSFFSRLRPTFKVPNRHDLDGKLLDKVYDDLKLIMEKKISEADSLAISIDGWSNIRKESIMNILLFTPEPIFLKSIECKSESHTGEYIAKQLEEVILEKGKEKFIGIPTDNASNMKNAGQRVELKFDWLTWYGCLMHFFNLLLTDLCTLVQRIKEVLALCIAITKEILRTPSLLSIFREKQIEEKQKGDRAISLKIPGATRFGSSTRCMYAVSINKGALQALAIDERLTVKVGKKINYLMSPDFKREILSDEFWSKISDVTNILRPIEEWLFEVQSNSIPLSRVVIALKDITNKVNSALETSSYLDEDDVGSVRAIITKQKSQCLQPIHFAATLLDPSTHKSSTPEDTAIALDYLGRVGAALELDCAKILEEYADFSLQKGVFAPAHLWKKLKVEPHVWWKSFLGHTELSKIASRILCLPPTSAEVERSFSTHGRIHGKVRNRLLNSRAEKLVYIHMNLKLLEDKPKRKKKKSSNENVEGYCDNSINPTSTDFEYFESESNEDLSIFLSRLETSSEPIIVVVEEENRQSDT from the exons ATGGCGAAAAAGCCGAAAAGCCGTGCTCGGCTTCATTTTGGTATAAAAAAGGGACCCACTCCCACAGGTAAAGATATAGGTGTGTGCGTGTATTGCAAGTGGGAGACCGTATTAAATGCAACAAGGCAGACAGATCACTTGATCTATAAATGCGAAAAG ATTCTCAAAACCATCAAGGAGAAATTCAAAGCTGATGAATCAGCAGCgctcaaaaaaaggaaaaaagggccAGGACAAGCCTCATCTTCCACCTCCCCTGCGAAAAAGAGGGCTCTACTTCCAAACGATGACACAAGTGGTAGGGAGAGCGACACCTCTAGCTCCTCAGCTTCAGATTGTCCGACCACGGCGACCACACCAAGTAACCCTGGCACTTCAACTCAATACCCGACCATGCCAAGCAAGCCTTCCTTTGTTGACAGTATCGCAGAACATGAGCAG gaaaaattgagatcaTTATTTGCGAAGGCAGTGTACGCCTCTGGAATACCATTTGCTACCTTTGAAAATCCTGCGTGGAGATCATTTTTTTCGAGACTACGGCCGACGTTTAAAGTGCCAAATCGGCACGACTTGGACGGGAAACTCCTCGACAAAGTATATGACGATCTTAAAttaattatggaaaaaaaaatttcagaagcaGACTCGCTTGCCATTTCAATTGACGGATGGTCCAATATTAGGAAGGAATCCATCATGAACATCCTTCTCTTTACTCCTGAACCAATTTTTCTCAAGTCCATAGAATGTAAGTCGGAATCCCACACTGGAGAATATATTGCTAAACAACTTGAGGAGGTAATCTtagagaaaggaaaagaaaagtttATTGGtattcctacagataatgctaGCAACATGAAAAATGCAGGCCAAAGAGTAGAATTAAAATTCGACTGGCTGACTTGGTATGGATGTCTAATGCATTTTTTCAATCTCCTGCTAACCGACTTGTGCACTCTTGTTCAGAGAATAAAAGAGGTTCTGGCATTATGTATTGCCATTACAAAAGAAATATTACGGACCCCAAGTTTATTATCAATATTTAGGGAAAaacaaattgaagaaaaacaaaaaggagACAGGGctatttctctaaaaattccGGGTGCAACTCGCTTTGGGAGTAGCACTCGATGCATGTACGCTGTTAGCATAAATAAAGGGGCTTTGCAAGCTTTAGCAATCGATGAACGATTAACTGTTAAAgttgggaaaaaaataaactatctgATGTCCCCAGATTTCAAGCGGGAAATTCTGTCTGATGAATTTTGGAGCAAAATAAGCGATGTTACAAATATTCTGAGACCAATCGAAGAGTGGCTTTTTGAAGTACAGAGTAATTCAATCCCACTAAGTAGAGTCGTAATTGCACTTAAAGATATCACCAACAAAGTCAATTCTGCGCTAGAAACGTCATCTTACTTAGATGAAGATGATGTAGGGTCAGTGCGAGCGATCATAACTAAGCAGAAAAGCCAATGTCTGCAGCCCATTCATTTTGCAGCTACTCTGCTTGATCCAAGCACACACAAAAGTTCTACTCCAGAGGACACTGCAATAGCTTTAGATTATCTTGGTCGTGTTGGGGCAGCTCTTGAACTGGATTGCGCCAAAATTCTAGAAGAATATGCTGATTTCTCGTTGCAAAAAGGAGTGTTTGCTCCAGCTCACCTCTGGAAGAAATTGAAAGTTGAACCACATGTTTGGTGGAAATCATTTTTAGGTCATACTGAGCTTAGTAAAATAGCTTCTAGAATCTTATGTTTGCCCCCAACATCTGCAGAGGTAGAACGTTCATTTAGTACGCACGGTAGAATCCACGGAAAAGTTCGCAACCGGCTGCTTAACTCTAGAGCAGAAAAACTGGTGTATATTCATATGAACCTCAAATTACTGGAAGACAAgccaaagaggaaaaagaaaaaaagctcaAATGAAAATGTTGAAGGTTACTGTGATAACAGCATTAATCCCACAAGCACTGATTTTGAGTATTTCGAATCAGAGAGTAATGAGGATTTGAGTATCTTTTTGAGTCGTTTAGAAACGTCTTCGGAACCTATCATAGTGGTTgttgaagaagaaaatagaCAAAGTGATACTTAA